The Streptomyces sp. B3I8 nucleotide sequence TCCTCGCCCTGGTCGCCGCGCTGGTCTCGCCGCCGCCCGCGCACTCCGCCGAGAACACGCTCGGCGCCGCCGCGGCGCAGAGCGGCCGCTACTTCGGCACCGCCATCGCCTCGGGCAAGCTCGGCGACTCGGCGTACACCTCGATCGCGTCCCGTGAGTTCAACATGGTGACGGCCGAGAACGAGATGAAGATCGACGCCACCGAGCCGCAGCGGGGTCAGTTCAACTTCACCAACGCCGACCGCATCTACAACTGGGCCGTGCAGAACGGCAAGAAGGTGCGCGGCCACACCCTGGCCTGGTACTCCCAGCAGCCCGGGTGGATGCAGAGCCTGAGCGGCAGCTCGCTGCGCCAGGCGATGATCGACCACATCAACGGCGTGATGGGCCACTACAAGGGCAAGATCGCACAGTGGGACGTCGTGAACGAGGCGTTCGCCGACGGCAACTCGGGCGGCCGTCGCGACTCCAACCTGCAGCGCACCGGCAACGACTGGATCGAGGTCGCCTTCCGCACCGCGCGCGCCGCCGACCCGTCCGCCAAGCTCTGCTACAACGACTACAACATCGAGAACTGGAACTGGGCCAAGACCCAGGGCGTGTACAACATGGTCCGCGACTTCAAGTCGCGCGGCGTGCCGATCGACTGCGTCGGCTTCCAGTCGCACTTCAACAGCGGCAGCCCCTACGACAGCAACTTCCGTACCACGCTGCAGAACTTCGCCGCCCTCGGCGTGGACGTGGCCATCACCGAGCTCGACATCCAGGGCGCCTCGGCCTCGACGTACGCCAACGTGGTCAACGACTGCCTGGCCGTCTCGCGCTGCCTCGGCATCACCGTCTGGGGTGTGCGGGACAGTGACTCCTGGCGCTCGGACCAGTCGCCGCTGCTGTTCGACAACAACGGCAACAAGAAGTCGGCGTACACCTCCGTCCTGAACGCCCTCAACAGCGCCTCGCCCGGCGGCGGCGACGGCGACGGCGGCGACGGCGGCGACGGCGGCCAGAGCGGACAGCTCAAGGGCGTCGGTTCGGGCCGTTGCGTGGACGTGCCGGGCGCCGCCACCTCGGACGGCACCGCGGTCCAGCTGTACGACTGCAACAGTGCCGACAACCAGAAGTGGGAGCAGACGGACGCCGGTGAGCTGCGGGTCTACGGAAACAAGTGCCTGGACGCCGCCGGCACCGGCAACGGCGCCAAGATCCAGATCTACAGCTGCTGGGGCGGCGACAACCAGAAGTGGCGTCTCAACTCCGACGGGTCCGTAGTCGGTGTCCAGTCCGGACTCTGCCTCGACGCCGTGGGAGCCGGCACCGCCAACGGCACCCAGCTCCAGCTCTACACCTGCTCGGGCGGCAGCAACCAGCGCTGGACGCTTGCGTCCTGACACCGCCCCCGCCGCCGTCCTGGTCGGGTGACGAGGACGGCGGCGGGGAAGCACCGGGGGACCGGGGTCGCCGCCGTCGTGGCGGCGGCCCCGGTGGAGTGCGCTCGCCTCCGGGCGGGTCAGGTGCGCCGCCAGCGCTGGTCCGATCCGCCGCTGCAGGGCCAGATGTCCAGGGCGGTGTTGTGGGCCGTGCCCTGGCCGACCGCGTCCAGGCACTTGCCGGAGGCGACGTCGACCACGCTGCCGTCGGCGCGGACCCGCCAGGCCTGGGCGGGGGTGCCGTCGCAGTCGTCGATGTCGACCGGGCTCCCGTCGGCGGTGGCCCCGCCGGTGACCTCCAGGCACTCGGAGTCGTAGACGGTGAGCTGGTTGGTGGTCGTGGAGGTCCGGAGCTGGTTGCCTCCGGTGTTGCAGTCCCACAGGGCGGGCCTGGTCCCGTTGCCGTGTACCAGCGGATGCCGCCGCGCGGGGCGTACCACCTTCTCGAACTGTGCACGCGCGACGAGGCCGGACTCGTCGTCCACGCCACGCAGGACGAAGTCGCCCGGGCGGTGGGACCGGTGCGGGAGGTCGTCGCCAGAACCCTCAGGGACTTCGCGCACGAGGGTCTCATCGCACGCGGGCCGCGTGCGATCCGTCTCGTCGGCCCCCGCCGGGTTCTTCATCTTCGGCATCTCGCTCTCGGTGAACTGCTTCAGCAGGGTGGCCGGCACTGGTGAGGTGCCGCCGACGCGGCGGGGTCCCGGCCGCGCAGCCGTCACATGATCGGCGGGATGAACACCTCGAGCATCACCGTGTCCTCGAGGAACTCGGCCGTGTGCGGCGCGTTCGGGGGGATCGCGATCGACTCCCCGGCACCGAGGAGGCGCTCGTCACCGTCGACGACGATCTTCATGCGTCCCGAAATGATGGTCGAGATCTGCTCGTGGGGGGGTGAATCTCCGGCTCGTTGGGATCC carries:
- a CDS encoding endo-1,4-beta-xylanase, producing MGFYALDRPVARRKSRVLLVALAAGVLALVAALVSPPPAHSAENTLGAAAAQSGRYFGTAIASGKLGDSAYTSIASREFNMVTAENEMKIDATEPQRGQFNFTNADRIYNWAVQNGKKVRGHTLAWYSQQPGWMQSLSGSSLRQAMIDHINGVMGHYKGKIAQWDVVNEAFADGNSGGRRDSNLQRTGNDWIEVAFRTARAADPSAKLCYNDYNIENWNWAKTQGVYNMVRDFKSRGVPIDCVGFQSHFNSGSPYDSNFRTTLQNFAALGVDVAITELDIQGASASTYANVVNDCLAVSRCLGITVWGVRDSDSWRSDQSPLLFDNNGNKKSAYTSVLNALNSASPGGGDGDGGDGGDGGQSGQLKGVGSGRCVDVPGAATSDGTAVQLYDCNSADNQKWEQTDAGELRVYGNKCLDAAGTGNGAKIQIYSCWGGDNQKWRLNSDGSVVGVQSGLCLDAVGAGTANGTQLQLYTCSGGSNQRWTLAS
- a CDS encoding ricin-type beta-trefoil lectin domain protein — its product is MDDESGLVARAQFEKVVRPARRHPLVHGNGTRPALWDCNTGGNQLRTSTTTNQLTVYDSECLEVTGGATADGSPVDIDDCDGTPAQAWRVRADGSVVDVASGKCLDAVGQGTAHNTALDIWPCSGGSDQRWRRT
- a CDS encoding helix-turn-helix domain-containing protein; translated protein: MPPRGAYHLLELCTRDEAGLVVHATQDEVARAVGPVREVVARTLRDFAHEGLIARGPRAIRLVGPRRVLHLRHLALGELLQQGGRHW
- a CDS encoding cupin domain-containing protein, with protein sequence MSTIISGRMKIVVDGDERLLGAGESIAIPPNAPHTAEFLEDTVMLEVFIPPIM